CAAGCCAACATGTCGCCCTCCACAGGTtgctgggctgcagctcccatccgGCTTCGCCGATGCTGAGGGATGATACAGTCCATCAACATGTGGAGGACCACACAGACACATCTTGTTATAACGGATTAAATGAATAGATTTGTGATGGCCACATTACCAATCAGCCAAGCAAAGTGAAAGGACATGCCCCCATGCAAGCACCAGGAGCAGTCTGGGATCTCAACTATTGTTCCAGTAATTTATATAACACTACACGGAAGGGGTGGTATAGGAGAACAGGGATTGGAATGGGACAAAAGCTTTACTTTCCAGATAATTGCTCATAGATCTTTGGCACATAGTCATCCCACTCGGCCTGGTAGCATGTGCCCGCCACGGGACCTGACAGCTTATACTTCTTGCGGAAATAAGCCACTTTGAAATTGCTGCGTTGATCTGCAGAACGGTTGCCAAGGATGGGCTCGTCGCATGTCAGTTGCTGGGGCTGTTCATACACCAGCCACACATAGCGATGAAGTCCTATCAGACAAGAAAGCAGAATAAAATCCATTTGCACATTCCAATGTAACCAGGCAATTCAAAACCATCTTCAGCCATCTCCAAACTTAACTTAAGAAGTATATGCTCTTTGTGTTCTCTATAAAATGTATACGGAGGGTGCTACAGCAGGTGAGTACCCGCTAGATGATTTGGACAACAGCTTCTATCATCCTTGACCACTGGCCATGATGACTAGAACTCATGGGGGTTGCAGTTTCATCTCTTTGGAGGGAAACATTGCAGGAAAGGCTGTCATACAGCATCCAAGACTGTTGCAAACTGGCCACTAATACTTGTAACCAGTCATCTGAACCAGTGTGGCCAGATGAAAGCAAGAAAGATACCCAGGTAGACCCAAGCATCTTCTCCCTTCTTGTCTTTCTCTTAGGTTCTACACTAGTCATACTTCTTCCCCAAGAAGTTAGATGTTGTTCTTTCTTTGTCCTAGAAGGAGGCAACCACAGACCTGTGCTACTTGCATGCAGACCTGTGCTCAAGAAAGCCAGCTCTGGGGTTTTTGTAAACAATATCAAGATTTCTTTTCTGAACTAGCCCTGAATAAATTTCTagcaaaaaaatgaaaggcagGTTTCCCTTTTCTAATTACCATCTCCCaaagcatttattttctttcaacagATACAATCCCAGCACCAAACCATGGTTGTCTGGTACTATAAATACACTATATTTTATATAAAGCCAAAACACAATAGTAGGGCATAAACCACTGCTTAGGAGGCAGAACTGAGCCAAACTATGATTCACTGGAGCAGCCAATGAAGAAATAGTTGACAGGAACTTTTAAAAGCTTTCAAATTTTTAACTCCTTGACGCATAGGGTGAAGGCAATGGTGCAGAACACTGAAGCTGAGCTGTTCTACttgaatgttttcttttgcttctcgtTTTGAGCATATTTTGACTGAAAGACCTGGGGTTTCTACCTGGAGAAGCAGCTCAACAGAGTCAGAGAGTGAACAGACATTCCTTCCAAGCGGTGTTCTGACCCTATTGGAAAGCAAGCAAGGTAGTGACAGGTTACCTACCTGACCCTTTCGGAGGGGCAGACCCAATGTAGTCTGACAGGACACAACCACTGTTGATGTCATTCCCTTTCATGTTGGCCACCAGGAAGTGATGCCATTccctaaagaagaagaaaaatctgccTCAATTTTCCCAGATGAAATCTTGTAGTAACACTATGAACTagaccagtgatggagaaccttttatagaccaagtgcccaaaatgcaacccagacctcacttatttattgcaaaatgccacgtccctctggctttctagtaagaatcTCTGGCAAACGCTGTGCTaggctgacagcatgtgtgcccacagagaggcctctgagtgtcacctctggcacgcgtgccataggttcgccaccactgaacTAGACGGAGACGTTCTAGGTGAAATTTGGAATGAGGCAGCCTTGACCTATAGAGACTCAAACACAGCTCAGAGTAAAAGACTGCACCAGCCAGTTACCAGTACCTGCACCAGAGGGCAGCTATAAATATTTCTGCAAGCTAAAGCTGGTGCAGTTTTGTTTTTCTAGTACAGTTAACAAAGCCTTGAGGATCTTTAGACGCTGGCAGGTGCATTCTCGACGCTTTTGCCACGCTGTCAATGCATGTGACACCCCTCACATGCAACATCTAGTTTTCTTACTGGATCAAGCATGGCATAGAAATTCTAGATGGTACCACATGATTcaaaccctccctgcctccctcaccTGAACTTGGGGTTTTTCCTGCTAGGTGCATCAGGGTCAGTAAGAACCAAAGAATAGAATTTCTCTGGGTTACAAGTTTCCCATCCAATGCTTGTCGGGCGATTCTTCacctgccaaaacaaaatggcaagGCATTCATTATTCACTGTATAAAGGGAAAAGACACAACTTTCTCCATCCTCCAGAGAAAGGGATCAGGTTGCCCGCTCCCTCCCCCAGCAGCTTTTGgttacttgtccctccatattcgcagatatgattattcatggatttgattaatatgttctctctaggaatctctaggtcctccagtgcaattctatggtcaactttaactaaatgttgcactgaaaggcctagagattcctagagaatactctactactaggcctttgtagctcctctagcgcaaatctatggtcagtgtctgtcggatgttgaccagagttgcactggaggacctagagattcctggagaggtgtcccctcaggtaaaaacatggtgtttttgttgcttatggtttttccatattcatgggggtcctgtgcccctaaccctagtgaatatggaaggacaagtgtatttgCAAACTGTCCCTTCCAAGGGCTTATCAGAGAGGGCCTCCTCCAGGGAAGTGTCCCACAGTTATACCTCCTCCTAAGCTGGTAAACCCCAGCTGCAGGCTTACCTAGAAGCTATATAAGCCAACACTGCAGTTTCCCACAACGTCCCAGAACAACACTATACTGGGATTTGGACTGTTTCTGTGGGATTTTTAAGACAGCAATTTGTAGAGGCCAGGGCTGTTGTTGGCGCAGTGGGCCTTGGCAGAAGACACAGAGCTGCCCAAGGATGTTGGCACAGACAGACCATTCCAGTTTCCTGGACTGTAACTGaccatgaaaaaacaaaaatccttgATCAAACTGTTCTTCTGCACTGTCCTCACCGAACCTTTGAAAATGAGGATCTGGACGGAGGGGCTGCTAGGAAGGTTAAGGGCACGCTTTAAGATAACAGCTTGCAAGTCAAAACATTGGGCTCAAAAGAAAAGAACCTTGAAAGTCAGTTTGAAAACCAAGTCTCTAGTCTAAACCAATTTGAAAACCAAGCCCAAGGAGACCCAAACTCAGGGGATAGAtttctgtgggttttgggggctctggggccatcttctagaagggtttgttcctgacgttttgccagcagcatctgtggatggcatctgcagagaaaggTGTTCCTCTTCCCTATTTTTAATCTCAGCCACAACAACCCTGTTGGGCGGACCAGGCTGAGAGAGCAAAAGAGGAGGACTGTATTGGCCCAAGGAaactgagtctctctctctctgtatatatatgtgtgtgtgtgcgtgtgtgtgtgggtggggacatatatatgtgtgcatgtctttctctctcatatatacacacacacacacatatatacacatctgggtgtgtgtgtgtctgtatgcataaactatatgtatatatatatatatatacacacacacacatgtgactGTATGTACTTATATACTCTCTCTATTATATATAGGTATATactataatatatatgtgtgtgtgagtatatatatatagacacacacatatatattatagtATATACCTATATATAATAAAGAGATTATATAAGTACATACagtcacatgtgtgtgtatatatatatacatatagtttATGCATACAGGCACACACATATTAGAGAGCGAGAGAGGTGTGGTCGTGCTCTGCTTCTGGGGCCTGGGAAGGCGGCCTTCTTTGTGGCTCGGCTTCGGGGGCCCTCAGAGCTGcttcccctcctcctgctcctgggccTCTTCTTCTCCGGCTTGGAGCCTCCGGAGCCCCTCCCGGAATCCTCCCCCTCCGTCGGgggcctcctccctctccttcaccTGGCTGGGCGTGAGGACTTTGCCCAGTTCGTCCAGCTCCACCGGCCCATAGGAGACCTTGAGCGGCAGGCTGGGCTTCTCCTCCACCTCCGAAAGGCTCAGCGGCCCTCCCCAGGCCGACAGGTCCACCGGCATCGCCCCCGACAACGCAGACGCCGCCGCCGCAGCCGGAGCCCTCACGCGCCAACAACAACCGACGCCGCCAGCCCAGGACTGACTAGCCCTCTCTCAGGGCCAGGCGGGAGGAGAGCCTTTCCCCTGAGTGACAGCTCCCTCTCCCAATCCCCGAGGCGCCACCCTTCTGCTCCGCGTTCTTATTGGCCCGCGCTCTGAGGCGGGTTTCTGAGCGCCTGCAGAGGGCCGCGTCCGAAATGGACCTGGGTGGGTTTTCACTCCTTAACTCTGACCTTTGGGCCTGACAGAGAAAAGGACGAGGCTTTGGAAGGCTGGGAGGCTCCGTTTGAGGGCAGTCAAGGGGTTAGTCCTTTGTAGTCAAAAGGAAATCGCTTTTGTCCTCCAACTGCAGCGTCCAcgcggcagaaataatccactttggcgCCGTTTGAGCTGTCGCGGCTCcctgctgtggcattctgggatttgtagtttgctgggacaccagagctctctgacggagctGTCCCAGTGGCTCACAGAACGACCCTTCCAAAGACACAGACAGGCCAcacaaagctctctctctctctatatatatatatatatataactttatattatttatttttactcttatctattttattgtttgtatgtacagtgctgtgcaaatccacagcactacataaataaagcatcatcatcataatacgccgcctttctccccaaaagggacccaaggtgcagaagttgaccatagaattgcccaggagggcctacaaatgcccagagatgCGTTCtgtctaggaagctctaggtcctccagcacgacgTCTGGCtggtgttgaccatagagtcatgttggcggaactagagattcctagagagaacatatccatcaaatccatgaataatcaaagctgcaaaagtcagagccacaaatgtggagggctaactatAAGGGACTTAGGTTacttctctaggaacctctaggtcctccagggcaactctgtgaccagcgtccaacagacactggccataggactgcgctggaggagctacaaaggcctagtggagtgtcctctctaggaatttctgaGTCTTTCACTGCAACTTTTAgttgaagttgaccacagagttgcactggaggacctagatattcctagagagaacaaacccatgaataatcaagtctgcaaatatcaaacctgcaaatatggagggacgtaTGCACTACATTGCTGTATAGCAGCAAATGCACCTTGAGTGTGACAGCACTCAAAAGCAGCTTTTCCCAGTGGTCCTTTCCAGGTGgctttggatgacaactcccatcagcctcagccaagCTAGGCAGGCTTGCTTTGCTAGTTATGTGCCTTTTTGAGTTGACTTCGCTGCAGTACCATAACTCATGGGTTCGTATAGAGGGTATTACAGGCTGCGCATCAAGTCTATGTTGTTATTAAATTATAGACCCAGCACGATTGTCTGAATACAAAAACGTATTATCTTTCTAGGGAACTAGGCTGGTCGTGCAACTGAGCTGCCTATGACACTGGTAAGGTGATATCGGCTGAAAGAGGATCAGGTAAGCAAGCCAAGTGTTCTGACTTACGACAGCCTTAGCCAAGCAACCTATGGACTATGGGCTGGACGAGAAAGAGGCACAAAATGGATGAGATGGCTTCTTAGCTCAAGGGGATTCCAGCAAGATCCAGGGGACTCTGCATCGCTTGTCCTCGGTGACGCTCTTTCTATGATTGCACGCTATCTTCCCCATGCTACAAATTACTCTTCATTCATTGAATTTCGACTTGTTGAAGAGATACGAGAGCCAGGATGGcgtagcggtttgaatgttggactacaaatctggagaccagggtttgattcccagcttgaccataaaAGTCACCCACTGAGTTAATCCTgcgaatatcccagaaaaattgtgtCATTACGCAgaacgatttcacacgacatcacacaaaacccgccattaaagcagtcacaaatcagcattaatgtgcatctttcagcgacagtgcatttccgatatcacttccTCTGCGCAACTGCGTGTGGTAATCATTCACGCcatatttgctttatttgcgggatgctttaaatggactttaatctctctttaatgctgaaattagccccagcgTGATAAACGTCTACGATTCCTGCCCATGTACAATGCCACTGTAGGTTCTTGCTGTGTTCTTGGAAACGTTGGAAAGAAATTAGTAACATTTTTGGTGTTACCGCCATGGAGGCAAACTTTGCCTTGCATAATCCCATCTAATCCTGGCTTCAAACTTCCTTGCACTCAACAAGACTGCCCTTTGCAGGGACATGCATTGGATTGGGATGTGAGGCTACAGTTCCCATGTTTGCAACCAAGGAGTTTAGGTGCAGAGGACCAGGAGGCGAGTCAGGTGTTCTCAAAAGACCTCCATGCCGGAAGCACATGGTCTACAATCTCTGCACTCCAGGAGGAGAACAAGTAAACGGTGGGGTTACAAAGGTATGCTCCTGACCCATTTCTTCACATGCTGTTTTATGGACAGACACAGCAAGCCTGCTCTCCGCTGCCCAGCATGAAGACAGAACCGGAGATTGCAAAAGGTTCCTTTATGGAACTATAATTTTCCACCTTTCCAACCTGTCGGAAGGCTAACAATTATACAAAATGGTTGTTTCAGGAAGGAACCGTCCTGAGATCTGTCTCAACTCGGATGTGGCAGGTGAATCAGACTTCTGTTTCCCTAGTTTTGCAAATCAAACGCAGCAACCTTTAacacaactgggggggggggggggggtggcagcgACTTCCAAACAAGACTTTTAAAGTGCAATCATCAAGTGATTTTTAGAAATGGGGGGAGATAGAAAGTTGTTGATGCTAAGACACTCAGGCTTCCATTTATAAGCCTCCTGTGTTTTCCTACCGCTCCTTCCATCTTTTGGGCCAATTTGGAAATAAAATCCATTaagaggggaagagaaaatgaGCCACGGAGGGCCTTAGTCTGACAGCACTAAGAACCTTGTGTTTGGAACCAGTCTAGAAGGTGCCACAGAACTGTTCAAACATGAAATCTCAACTCCAGAAGCCCTTGCGTGCtgtcaagtcgcttctgacttctGGTTTCTTGGCCGGTTTCTCCCAAGCGGGGTTGGgcccttgccatcctcagaggctgagagagtgggacttggccaaggtcacccaggaggcAGGGTACATGGCTcggctgggattcgaacccacgtCTCAAAGTCCTCGCCAACAGTCAAACcgctgtgccatgctggctctggtaCCTTTTGTACCTGGAATCATTTCCTAGTTGTCCTCTCTGTGGTTTGACtttccttggtgtgtgtgtgtgtttctttctttcttcactcctttttcctccctttatCGGTGGGCTTGATCTGCCATCTTCAAGATTGCCCAGAATTTGGAATcgtcctcctttcttttttctttctccctttcagatcctgttctttcttttctttaggaCTTTTGCATCCCTTTGGCTTCCTGGTTACCTTGCATCATCTCCTTGTTCTCAGCTTGGTTTGTTTCTTGTCCCCAGGGGCTTGTAAGACGATGGCTCTGGGGAACTGTGTGTTTGTTTCggtctctttcttctctcttgggACAAGGAGTGAATGATGGATTTGGTTGGGCCTATTGCTGAGATGTTTATTCTCCTTTGGTTTCTGGAGAAGGTACTCAGTCTTCTCTTGAGAGGCCTTCCCAAATGTGTGTGTTGAAGTcgcctgttgacatatggtgaccccatggatttcagagggttttcttaggcaatggttcttcagaggtggttttgccagttctctgAGCACCTtgggattcattggtggtctcccatccaagccctaaccagagttgaccctgcttagctcccaagatcagatgggaagcTCCCTGTTGTCTTATGGCACCTAAATACCCAACAGGCTCCAGATCGTGTTGGATctgggaaggtaagcagggttGGCTTTGGTTAATGCTTGGATGGAAGACCGCCAgagttccttcctccgaaatacaacctccagcacctggtcttcgttggcagtctcccatccaaggactaaccagagctgaccctgcttacctggCGCCTTTCGGGTATTTAGGCGCCTTCCGAAACAtcattgttgtgcaccttcaagtctgTCTTCTCATTCTGACAGAGGATGGCCCTAAGGCAGTGAACCTATCCTGGATTGGCCaatgccttcctcagaggctgagagagtgtgactcacccagggtccCCCAAAGGCTTCTCTTTCCTTGGCCATCTCCTTCGCTGGGGAGGCCTGGCTTGTGGCTCCCAGACTTTGGGATCCTCCAAGAGTTTGGGACAAGTTTTGTTTGGGGGAGCTGGTTAGaagagggcttctgggagttgaagtccaaaagacctgaAGTTAGGGAATCCCTGCTAGGACCAGCAGTGCCCAAACTGTTGGTGCCCTCCAGACTGgctttggactgtagctcccagcattcctggctgttggccaaggtggctggggcttctgggagctgaagtccaaaacaactggaggagcCAAGTTTGGGAGCGAAGTTTTCATCGCCTGCAGCCCAGAGGGGCCTGGAGCCCTGGGAGTTCAAGCGGGTTGGAAGCGGGGGATGATGGCTCCCGTGCGGATGGCGCCTTCGGAGAGCGGGGCCGGGCCTCGTCCTCCTCCGCAGCTCCACCTCCGTCGGGGCGGGGATCCTCCTCCCCGGCTCCCTGCCTGGCTTTCCCCGCGGCCGCGGGGCTCCTCCACTCGGAGCCGGGATGGCGATCGGGCCGGTGGGGCCCTTGGCCCTCCTCTTGGCCCTGATCTGGGCTTGCAAGGCCGCCGGAGCAGGTACACGCGATCGGGCGGGGAGGCCCGTGGGAATGGACTGCAGACAATCTGGTTGACATCGCTTGCactgccttggctccctcccGCAGGcgcctgggagttgtagttggcTGGGGGCCCGGGCCTCTTCCAGGCAGAGCAGGCTCTCGAGACCCTGGGATTCTCAAAGTTTGGTCCTTCAGtgtcgggaattctgggagctgaagtccaaaacatctagagaggaCCCAAGTTTGCGAACCATTGCTCTAGACCCAGTGGTTTGCAAACCTTGGTCCTGCagctcttttggacttcagctcccagaattcctgactattggctaacctggctgggacttctgggagctgaagtccaaaacagctgcaggacccaagtttgggaaccattgctctagacCCAATGGTTTGCAAACCTTGTcatccagatggtttggacttcagctcccagacttccCAACtactggccaaactggctgggacttctgggagcttcttggaggacccaagtttgggaaccgTTGCTCTAAAgtcctagttcaatactcaaaccgctataccacactggccctctaATATATACCTATAGTTCCAAgcgtggcgtaatggtttgagcgttggactaggactccgaagaccagggttcaattccccgctcggccatggaagtccactgggtgactttaggcaagtcccactctcccagcctcagaaggaagcaatggcaaaccacctccgaagaaaccttgcccagaaaaccccatgataggttggccttcgggtcaccataagtcagaaacgacttgaaggcatgcaacagcaatcCAAGAAGAAGCTTTTCCAAGATCTGCCGAGGACTAACCAGATCTTGCTGGACTTTTGGATGCCGTGACTCAATTCTGAGACATGTGACATATTTATTTGTCAAAATTATAGGTGTGCTGGGAGCATATTCGCTTGCCTGCTGAGCAACCATAGCTTTCCTTCTGTAGTTGGAGACATGGCTTTTGTTTCGACGTTGAATCTTGCTTTGGAGATTTCACCAAGACGTTGCACCCAGTGCACTCATGGACATATTCACTTATAGAAGACAATCctgttggaggtctctcattcggTAGGGCTGCTGtcagttgaagccaacttgatggcacacgACAACATCCACAAAAATTCTATTGAATTCAGGTTTCCTCCCAAGCAAATGTGTAGAAGGTTGCAGCCTaagcttcataaataaataaaggcaaggCTTCTAAGCAGCGCTGAGCTTCAGCCTAGGAAAAAGCCATAACAATTGGCCCTTAATAGCCATCAGCAATATCCTGAGTTCTCTGGAGAGGAGCATACAAATGCTTAATAATAGctgcaaaatgttgcagtgtcTTCTTACTTCCTTGCATAATTGTCTCCTGTTTTGGGTGGCCGACAACCAGCCAAAGCCTTCCTCTGCAGTGCTTGGTTTGGTCCACCTCCCTGAGCTTTGCAGTTTTTGGATTTCCTAGTTGGAGaacagaaaaggagagaaggtgaATCATGTGGCAGGTTTAAGGCCACCCAGTTATTTTTAGCGTGAACTTTTGGAAAACAGGGTCCACTTCCCGAGTTACATTGATAGAACGAATAGTTCAGCTTGAGATGGAAGCGTGTGCGGGAATTGGAATAATAGCAAAATGGGGTCCAGAAAAGGACAGTTCTCTCGCCGCTCAAAAAGACTGGTTCAAAACACTGGTTTATCTTAAACAGCTGTGGGATCTGTAAGTTAACACACAGATCTGCCAGTTGGTAAAGTGTGTAAGCAACTCATTCTGCTTTCAGGAAGGTTTGTTCTGCTGAAGACAGCCTTTCTTTGGCAAAATATGTTTTTGCTATACACACAAGTATAATGGAAAACAGCCCATTAGTACatggtgtgtgttgttgttgtgtgccttcaagtcatttccagcttatggcgacgcTCAGGCAAactgatcacagggttttcttggcaagattcgttcagaggggtttttttcctttgtcttcctctgaggctgagagaatgtgacttgctcaaggtcagccagtgggtttccatggccgagctggcattcaaaccctgttcttaagagttgtaatccaacactgaaaccactgcaccaccctggctctcaagAAGCCATTAATTCTGTTCAAATCTCTGCTAATTGATCAATTTTTGTGAATGTATCCCAATTCAGCTGGTTTCCCTTTCTAACTTTCCCTTGAAATTCTTTTGTTACACGGTGCTTACCCTCAGGTCAGAGACTGAGTATCCTGGGAGAATGAAGTGTTACTGACGCTGGTCTGAGGGTATTGCCATTTCTGAATTCAGATTTATGTCTGTTTCTTCTCCTGTGTAGATGTAGAATGGTAGTAGATTGTGCCTGGGTACCAGACTTGCCTTGCCCAGCTGGTTTATTGCCCCATCATTGAATGATTATTGTAGTATGAGAAATGCCTACTGCAAATCCATGAATTTTGAGTCCTTgtcttcatttattattttattttattttcttatatcccacctttctcccaacatagtgACACAAAGCAGCAGAGTGGAAGCTGGAGCCATATAAGTGCCTTTAGTATTCTTTGGCTTCAGATATAACATGGTGCTTAGATGCCCATTGTGAAAACTCTTCTAAGTTTAGATTGATGGTAGGGTGAACGTTACTGAAATTCTGATGGAACCCCCCAATGGAACTTTCCACTTGTTTCTCAGTGGCCTTATGCTGACTACCAGCCTGTCAGTACTTGCCAGAGAAGAGTTGGTGAGGGGATGCAAGGGATTTGGAAAGTCACTTTATGGACTACAGGTCCCACTAAgccagattctgggagttgtagtccaaaaataatctTTCTCAAGATTAATTATGCTGCATCCTGGAGAATTCCAATGCCTTTGTGTTGTAATGAATTGCCAGTCTGTGTGGGTGCTGattttcctctttccactttGCAGGAACCAAAGAACAGGTGGTTGGGGAAGTTGGAGGGGAAGTGACCCTGACATGCCGGAATGCATCTTGGCAAGCGGTCCAGGTGGACTGGTTTCATGGCGAACCAGGTGCCATCCCCATCCTCTTCTCATCAGATGGCAAGCTCCCTTCCGATGCTCGCTTCTCTTTGGTGGCGAACAGTTCCTTGCACATCTCAGGGTTGCGCCTGGAGGATGAAGGCAACTACACCTGCAAGGAAACACTGAATGCAACAGCCAGCCTGCACAGGATCCAGTTGCTCATAGCCAGTAAGTTGTCAGCCGCCCTTTTTACTCTGTAGCTTGAGGATGCATAGAGACAGTTTGCTTGGTGAACAAATACAGCAGAGGAACATAAGAAGTTGCTTTCTATTGTAAGCAGAGTTGTACATGTGAGACCGTTGCACTTGCGGCAGTGCATTAAAGTCAACAGGGTAGTGTGTCTTACTGTACAATGCCTCTCTATATATTGTGCATTGCAGTTGCACAGTGGATTGTCAGCCCTGAATGTTGGCCATTGATCGATATACATTGCACTGTGTTCTTATTCAGGAAAGAGACGGTGTAATGCAATTCCACCAGCAGATATTTACACTACACTGAAGtgatataggatcttggccactATTTGTTTGCCTGGCCCAATACTGGAAATCAGTGTTTtcaacttcttctttttgttcttcttgtccCCCTGTCTATAGGAGCTctggtgtattttttaaaaatcagatggcCTCTCTTGTTCCCCACACCTGCTTTCTGGCTCTGTTCCCAGTATAGTTTCCTATTTGCTTTGAAGGTGTGGTAGGCTGGCAGTTATGCGGCAAGCATGTCCTGAGCATTGAGTTACACCCACTTTCTCCAAACAGCTCCAGAAAAGGTATAACCGTAAAGCTGTGGGGTTCCTCTGCTACAGCTGAATAAGTACACAGGCATCTGTCAACCTGGGAGGAGCAGGCCTCCTTATCAtcttgctgtgtgctttcaggtcaactgacttacagtgaccctctCCTAtaatgttcttggcaagattgcttcggaggaggtttgccctccccttccccttaggagacttgcccaaggtcacccagtggttttccatggccgaactgggaatcgATGAGATGAGCTTGGATAAAAGCACCTTCCTT
This genomic interval from Sceloporus undulatus isolate JIND9_A2432 ecotype Alabama chromosome 10, SceUnd_v1.1, whole genome shotgun sequence contains the following:
- the LOC121916503 gene encoding phosphatidylethanolamine-binding protein 1-like, with protein sequence MPVDLSAWGGPLSLSEVEEKPSLPLKVSYGPVELDELGKVLTPSQVKNRPTSIGWETCNPEKFYSLVLTDPDAPSRKNPKFREWHHFLVANMKGNDINSGCVLSDYIGSAPPKGSGLHRYVWLVYEQPQQLTCDEPILGNRSADQRSNFKVAYFRKKYKLSGPVAGTCYQAEWDDYVPKIYEQLSGK